One part of the Muntiacus reevesi chromosome 18, mMunRee1.1, whole genome shotgun sequence genome encodes these proteins:
- the DERL2 gene encoding derlin-2 isoform X3 — MAYQSLRLEYLQIPPVSRAYTTACVLTTAAVQLELITPFQLYFNPELIFKHFQVLQLDTYIFSWKMYFPINLAE, encoded by the exons ATGGCGTACCAGAGCCTCCGACTGGAGTACCTGCAGATCCCACCGGTCAGCCGCGCCTACACCACCGCCTGCGTCCTCACCACCGCTGCTGTG CAGTTGGAACTGATCACACCTTTTCAGTTGTACTTCAATCCTGAATTAATCTTTAAACACTTTCAA GTATTGCAGTTggacacatatattttttcttggaAGATGTATTTCCCAATCAACCTGGCGGAATAA
- the DERL2 gene encoding derlin-2 isoform X1: MAYQSLRLEYLQIPPVSRAYTTACVLTTAAVQLELITPFQLYFNPELIFKHFQIWRLITNFLFFGPVGFNFLFNMIFLYRYCRMLEEGSFRGRTADFVFMFLFGGFLMTLFGLFVSLVFLGQAFTIMLVYVWSRRNPYVRMNFFGLLNFQAPFLPWVLMGFSLLLGNSIIVDLLGIAVGHIYFFLEDVFPNQPGGIRILKTPSILKAIFDTPDEDPNYNPLPEERPGGFAWGEGQRLGG; this comes from the exons ATGGCGTACCAGAGCCTCCGACTGGAGTACCTGCAGATCCCACCGGTCAGCCGCGCCTACACCACCGCCTGCGTCCTCACCACCGCTGCTGTG CAGTTGGAACTGATCACACCTTTTCAGTTGTACTTCAATCCTGAATTAATCTTTAAACACTTTCAA atATGGAGGCTAATCaccaatttcttattttttgggCCAGTTGGattcaattttttatttaacaTGATTTTTCT ATATCGTTACTGTCGAATGCTAGAAGAAGGCTCTTTCCGAGGTCGGACAGCAGACTTTGTATTTATGTTCCTTTTTGGTGGATTCTTAATGACC ctttttggtttgtttgtgagCTTAGTTTTCTTGGGCCAGGCCTTTACAATAATGCTTGTCTACGTGTGGAGCCGAAGGAACCCATACGTCCGCATGAACTTCTTCGGCCTTCTGAATTTCCAGGCCCCCTTTCTACCCTGGGTGCTCATGGGCTTTTCCTTGTTGTTGGGGAACTCAATCATTGTGGACCTCTTGG GTATTGCAGTTggacacatatattttttcttggaAGATGTATTTCCCAATCAACCTGGCGGAATAAGAATTTTGAAAACACCATCTATTTT GAAGGCTATTTTTGATACACCAGATGAAGATCCAAATTATAATCCACTACCTGAAGAGCGGCCAGGAGGTTTTGCCTGGGGTGAGGGCCAGCGCCTGGGCGGCTAA
- the DERL2 gene encoding derlin-2 isoform X2, translating to MAYQSLRLEYLQIPPVSRAYTTACVLTTAAVLELITPFQLYFNPELIFKHFQIWRLITNFLFFGPVGFNFLFNMIFLYRYCRMLEEGSFRGRTADFVFMFLFGGFLMTLFGLFVSLVFLGQAFTIMLVYVWSRRNPYVRMNFFGLLNFQAPFLPWVLMGFSLLLGNSIIVDLLGIAVGHIYFFLEDVFPNQPGGIRILKTPSILKAIFDTPDEDPNYNPLPEERPGGFAWGEGQRLGG from the exons ATGGCGTACCAGAGCCTCCGACTGGAGTACCTGCAGATCCCACCGGTCAGCCGCGCCTACACCACCGCCTGCGTCCTCACCACCGCTGCTGTG TTGGAACTGATCACACCTTTTCAGTTGTACTTCAATCCTGAATTAATCTTTAAACACTTTCAA atATGGAGGCTAATCaccaatttcttattttttgggCCAGTTGGattcaattttttatttaacaTGATTTTTCT ATATCGTTACTGTCGAATGCTAGAAGAAGGCTCTTTCCGAGGTCGGACAGCAGACTTTGTATTTATGTTCCTTTTTGGTGGATTCTTAATGACC ctttttggtttgtttgtgagCTTAGTTTTCTTGGGCCAGGCCTTTACAATAATGCTTGTCTACGTGTGGAGCCGAAGGAACCCATACGTCCGCATGAACTTCTTCGGCCTTCTGAATTTCCAGGCCCCCTTTCTACCCTGGGTGCTCATGGGCTTTTCCTTGTTGTTGGGGAACTCAATCATTGTGGACCTCTTGG GTATTGCAGTTggacacatatattttttcttggaAGATGTATTTCCCAATCAACCTGGCGGAATAAGAATTTTGAAAACACCATCTATTTT GAAGGCTATTTTTGATACACCAGATGAAGATCCAAATTATAATCCACTACCTGAAGAGCGGCCAGGAGGTTTTGCCTGGGGTGAGGGCCAGCGCCTGGGCGGCTAA